A stretch of the Solanum dulcamara chromosome 6, daSolDulc1.2, whole genome shotgun sequence genome encodes the following:
- the LOC129892202 gene encoding BTB/POZ domain-containing protein At5g48130 — MGTSSSPKDSSILYSPLSSPNVGALLKIKIISWSQETGLPVTIRVRIAGRIFNLHKHPLFSKSGYFRRQLNESNEVELPGNFPGGAETFEMMALFIYGSSTLVDPFNVAALRCAAEFLEMTEEYISGNLCERFDIYLNQVVLQSWDDTLIVLQKCQLLLPLAEELLIVSRCIESLAFMACMEILDPERRRDHPVVTLEALASQPWSNETVKEILSQDLWIKDLIALPFPFFKRIISSLRRQGMKEKYVSPIVLFYANKWVLSRKTHQYWQNARKDGKADNDVDDDDDDDNDTNEKVSKILQGILDLLPMGEKASKVIPVGFYFSLLSRSLQLGLTGESREKLQDQIASLLYLARVEDFHLPDSSKDYISSCIELSIMKSIFSKYVSYSMELTHTLSPRNYVVAELWDVYLTAIATDPQWSSKRFLELIETVPLSSRQTHDHLYRALSTFLMAHPDMSQEEKGLVCKYLNCQKLSQEVCIEAVQNELMPLRLIVQALFVQQLNTQQTFKECSDSFRYAHCGEYSGSLSGTIYPNSKSQNLVESPYMERSEGGSKTLSFLLKDSAVQRSEFSRKEYESTSFRIQSLEEELISLKKTLQLQHISKQKETISKKVEPVSTNFQSLKPYGLEGRTPSNKRNTVGQVTSCIGSVNFSSQKRYATRLLKIFRRITLFGRGKSRKKQGGNGIRPKILNF; from the exons GAGTCAAGAAACTGGTTTGCCTGTCACAATTCGAGTTCGGATAGCTGGTAGGATCTTTAACTTGCATAAG CACCCGTTGTTCTCGAAAAGCGGATACTTCAGAAGACAATTGAATGAATCAAATGAGGTAGAATTACCAGGAAATTTCCCTGGAGGGGCAGAGACTTTTGAAATGATGGCACTTTTCATCTATGGATCCTCCACATTAGTCGACCCTTTCAACGTTGCAGCGCTAAGGTGTGCAGCAGAGTTCCTTGAAATGACAGAAGAGTACATCTCTGGCAATCTTTGTGAGCGTTTTGACATATATTTGAACCAGGTTGTGCTGCAAAGCTGGGATGATACTCTGATAGTCCTCCAAAAATGCCAATTATTGCTTCCTTTGGCTGAGGAGCTGCTGATTGTTAGCCGTTGCATCGAGTCACTTGCCTTCATGGCCTGCATGGAAATTCTTGATCCTGAAAGGAGAAGGGACCATCCAGTTGTTACATTGGAGGCCCTAGCAAGTCAGCCTTGGAGCAATGAGACAGTTAAGGAAATTCTTAGCCAAGATTTGTGGATTAAAGATCTTATCGCTCTGCCATTTCCTTTCTTCAAGAGGATAATATCATCTCTGAGAAGACAAGGGATGAAGGAAAAGTATGTCAGCCCCATAGTTCTTTTCTATGCAAACAAATGGGTGCTTTCTAGAAAAACTCACCAGTATTGGCAGAATGCTAGGAAGGACGGAAAAGCTGACAATGacgttgatgatgatgatgacgatgACAACGATACTAATGAAAAGGTTTCCAAGATTCTTCAAGGAATTCTTGATTTGCTCCCTATGGGAGAGAAAGCTAGTAAAGTAATCCCTGTTGGATTTTACTTCTCTTTGCTTTCAAGATCACTTCAACTTGGTTTAACAGGTGAAAGTAGGGAAAAGCTGCAAGATCAGATTGCGTCCCTACTATACTTGGCTCGAGTGGAAGATTTTCACCTTCCGGATAGCAGCAAAGACTACATTTCTTCCTGCATTGAGTTATCAATAATGAAGAGCATATTTTCGAAATATGTATCCTATAGCATGGAGTTAACTCATACACTTTCACCAAGAAATTATGTCGTTGCTGAACTTTGGGATGTATATCTAACCGCGATAGCCACTGATCCACAATGGAGTTCGAAAAGATTCTTGGAGCTCATTGAAACTGTTCCATTGTCCAGCAGGCAAACGCACGATCATCTCTATAGAGCCTTAAGCACTTTTCTCATG GCCCATCCAGATATGTCACAAGAAGAGAAAGGATTGGTGTGCAAATACCTCAATTGCCAGAAACTTTCCCAAGAAGTGTGCATTGAAGCAGTTCAAAATGAATTAATGCCATTGAGACTTATTGTCCAGGCTTTGTTTGTTCAGCAACTAAACACACAGCAAACTTTTAAGGAATGTTCAGACTCGTTCCGATATGCTCATTGTGGAGAGTACTCTGGAAGCCTCTCAGGTACAATATATCCAAATTCCAAAAGCCAGAACTTGGTTGAGAGTCCATATATGGAAAGAAGTGAAGGAGGCAGCAAAACACTAAGCTTCTTGTTAAAAGATTCAGCAGTGCAAAGGTCTGAATTCTCAAGGAAGGAATATGAATCCACGAGCTTCAGAATCCAAAGCCTTGAAGAAGAATTGATATCCTTGAAAAAAACACTTCAACTGCAGCACATTTCTAAGCAAAAAGAAACCATCTCCAAGAAAGTTGAACCAGTTTCCACAAATTTTCAAAGCTTGAAACCATATGGTCTAGAGGGAAGAACACCAAGCAATAAGAGAAACACCGTTGGACAAGTGACTAGTTGCATTGGTTCTGTGAATTTTTCTTCCCAAAAGCGATATGCTACTAGGTTACTTAAGATTTTCCGGAGGATAACTTTGTTTGGCAgaggaaaatcaagaaaaaagcAAGGTGGCAATGGCATTAGGCCAAAGATATTGAACTTTTAA
- the LOC129893398 gene encoding thymidylate kinase-like isoform X2, with amino-acid sequence MTHSCNFALTRTLRRTLKVEETLFFSRSFVSKTSSIFPRKFGTWAAWFSLKSSLDLKLRFKPLRLIHMENKESSSSRGALIVLEGLDRCGKTSQSGRLYKYLDEQGYSVESWRFPDRNTGIGQMISSYLANKSQLDDHAIHLLFSANRWEKRSLMEEKLKSGTTLIVDRYSYSGVAFSSAKGLDIGWCKAPEIGLLAPDLVVYLDISPEKAAERGGYGDERYEQLEFQKKVAGFYLALRDSSWKVIDATLSIEDVEKKLREVVLDCMMTCHKGKPLSQLWPC; translated from the exons GCGAAGGACTTTAAAAGTGGAGGAAACTTTGTTTTTCAGCAGAAGCTTTGTATCAAAGACAAGTTCAATTTTTCCTAGAAAATTTGGTACTTGGGCAGCTTGGTTTTCGTTGAAGTCTAGCTTGGATTTGAAGTTGCGTTTTAAGCCTTTGAGACTAATTCATATGGAGAACAAAGAGAGCAGCAGCTCCAGAGGTGCCTTAATTGTTTTAGAAGGGCTGGATCGTTGTGGGAAGACGTCACAGTCTGGCAGACTGTACAAGTATTTGGATGAGCAGGGATATTCAGTCGAGTCATGGAGATTTCCTGACAGAAATACAGGCATTGGGCAAATGATTTCTTCTTATCTTGCTAACAAATCACAGTTGGATGACCATGCAATCCATCTTCTCTTCAGTGCAAATCGTTGGGAGAAGAG ATCATTAATGGAGGAAAAGCTGAAGAGTGGAACTACTCTCATCGTTGACCGCTATTCTTATTCCGGGGTGGCATTTTCCTCTGCTAAGGGATTAGATATTGGATGGTGTAAG GCTCCAGAAATTGGGTTGTTAGCTCCAGATCTGGTTGTATATCTCGACATATCACCTgag AAAGCTGCTGAAAGAGGAGGTTATGGAGATGAACGATATGAGCAGCTTGAGTTTCAGAAAAAGGTGGCTGGATTTTATTTGGCTCTTCGTGATTCCTCGTGGAAG GTTATTGATGCAACCCTTTCGATTGAAGATGTAGAGAAGAAGCTCAGAGAAGTTGTACTTGACTGTATGATGACGTGCCACAAAGGGAAACCATTGTCTCAGTTATGGCCATGTTAG